One genomic region from Phoenix dactylifera cultivar Barhee BC4 unplaced genomic scaffold, palm_55x_up_171113_PBpolish2nd_filt_p 000821F, whole genome shotgun sequence encodes:
- the LOC120107303 gene encoding uncharacterized protein LOC120107303, whose product MRFWLTTLGLISAIGGSNPSASRPSTRNNPNLAPSDDASSTRTPEETNYHCLHRILGALSDRLYDIYYIAKSAKDLWDTLENKYGLDDAGVKRFKASDFSKFKFVDSKSMNDQIHEYETLILQLQANGTHLDESFQVACIIDKLSSTWSDFAKTLSHTQGDLSLTQVLNSIRIEEQHRLREKSHSSNPLPKVNNVESKPKSKNQNRFFRPNHNKSFKKKSFNHRNSFQPNNRKPNFSQNQKKEKEGESVRCCFVCGRTNHIANQCFYKITTPRQPRSKGPTTSGAQANMVTCGANSFETAIRSVSFIPEVNMTQLALDWWIDTGASIHV is encoded by the coding sequence atgcggttctggctcactACCTTAGGCTTGATCTCCGCCATTGGTGGGTCTAACCCATCTGCTTCACGACCTTCTACTCGCAACAACCCAAACCTTGCTCCTTCTGATGATGCATCCTCCACTAGGACTCCAGAAGAAACCAACTACCACTGTCTTCATAGAATTCTAGGAGCCCTTTCTGATaggctttatgatatttattatataGCTAAGAGTGCCAAAGATCTCTGGGATACcttagaaaataaatatggacttGATGATGCCGGGGTAAAGAGATTCAAAGCTTCTGACTTTAGCAAGTTTAAATTTGTTGATTCCAAATCTATGAATGATCAAATCCATGAATATGAAACATTGATTCTTCAACTCCAGGCAAATGGAACCCACTTAGATGAGTCTTTCCAAGTTGCCTGTATTATAGACAAACTTTCCTCTACCTGGTCAGACTTTGCCAAGACTTTGAGCCACACCCAAGGTGATCTGTCTCTAACCCAAGTCCTAAATTCTATTAGGATTGAAGAACAACATCGCCTTAGAGAAAAATCTCACTCCTCCAATCCTTTGCCCAAAGTCAACAATGTTGAATCCAAGCCCAAATCCAAAAATCAGAATCGTTTTTTCCGTCCCAACCACAACAAGTCCTTCAAGAAGAAATCATTCAACCATAGGAACTCCTTTCAGCCCAACAACAGAAAACCCAACTTCTCTCAGAaccagaagaaagagaaagaaggagaatctGTTCGTTGCTGTTTTGTctgtggtcggaccaaccataTAGCCAACCAATGCTTCTACAAGATCACTACTCCTCGTCAACCTAGAAGTAAGGGTCCTACCACTTCTGGTGCCCAGGCCAACATGGTGACATGTGGGGCTAACTCCTTTGAGACTGCTAtcaggtctgtttccttcatacctgaagttaacatgacaCAATTAGCACTTGActggtggattgataccggagctaGTATACATGTTTGA